CGTCACGGTCTGGGTGGTTTCCTGAACAGAACCCAACAGTTTGAATTTGTGCCAATCGGCAGACTGTTCCGAAGTCGGAAGATGCAAGGCGCAAGAAAAAGGCAAGGCCGACGCGTATGCCCATACGCGAGGATTTGTCTTTTTGGCAGCAACGCAGCAGATTGCAGCTTCGGGGCCGTCTGCTAGTATCGCCACCACAGGGTAATGGACGGACCGAGCAGGAGATAGAGCAGGCAGCCGAGGCTGAGGAACGGACCGAACGGCACGCGTGTCTGCACGCCCTTTGCGCCGGGCCGGACCATGTAGGCAAGACTGCCAGCCAGTCCGGCAATGCCGCCCGCCAGAATGGTGAAGGGCAGCCCCTGCACCCCCACGATCGCACCGATGAATCCCATGAGCTTCACATCCCCGGTGCCGAGACCGTCCTGACCGCGCAGCAGCTTGTAGCCCTGCTGCAGAATCCAGAACATGCCTGCACCCACGAGCGCGCCGAGCACGGCCTGTTCCCAGCCGGGCCGGGGCAGGACAAAGCCCGCACCAAGGGCCAGCGCCGTGCCGCCGAGCGTGATGCGGTCCGGAAGCAGAAAGGTCTCGAAATCGATGAAGCTCGCCGAGGCCAGCATGACCCCGAACACCAGATAGACCAGCCACGACAGGGTCGGCCCGAACTGATGGGCAAGGGCCACGGACAGGGCGCAGCAGGCCAGCTCCGTGAGCACGTAGCGCGGACCGATGGGCATGTTGCAGTGACGACAGCGACCGCGCAGCAGCAGATAGCTGATCAGCGGGATGGTGTCCCGCCATTCCAGCCGATTCTCGCAATACGGACAGGTCGAGCCGAAGGGACGGAATATGGGCTGCTCCGCTATCCAGCGATGAATGAAAACCGTGGCGATGCCGCCAAGTTCCAGCCCGGCCACAGCCGCGGCCACCAGAAAAATCCATTGCGGTATGGGAAAAACGTACTCTGCCATGAGACTTGAATAATCACCGTGTTTGCTGCAAGGTTGTGCCTCGGGTCGGCATATGTTCATCTACGTCATTCGCGGCCCGGCCACAAGCCTAGCAGCCCGTTGGAAAAATGAAAAATACCGGCTGTCCGGGAACGGTGGAATGCAACGCAGCAGATCACCATTTCGGGACAGCATGACGCATGCGTTTCAAAGGAGTCCCCATGTCAGGCCATCGTTTCATTCCCCGGTATTCCGAAGACCAGCTCGCGCAAATCCAGCTCGACGGCCTGAAATGGACAGTGAACCACGCGTTCAACGGCAGTCCCTTCTACAACACCCGCCTGCGGGAAGCGGGCGTCGAGCCGGGCGACATCACCAGCCTCGACGACATCCGAAAGCTGCCCGTGACCACGGCACAGGACCTGCGCGACGAATATCCCCTGCCCCTGCTTTCCGTGCCCGAGTCCGACATAGTGCGCATCCACGCGTCCAGCGGCACCACGGGCAAGCGCAAGGTGCTGAGCTACACGCAAAGGGACGTGGACGTGTGGAAGGACATGTTCGCCCGCTGTTACGAACTGGCGGGCCTGACCGTGACGGATCGCGTGCAGATATGCGTGGGCTACGGCCTGTGGACCGCCGGAGCCGGTTTTCAGGCCGGCTGCGAACACTTCGGTGCCATGGCGGTTCCCGTGGGCCCGGGCCTGCTGGACATCCAGCTCCAGATGCTGGAAGACCTCGGCACCACCTGCATGTGCTCCACGGCCTCCATGGCCCTGCTCATGGGCGAGGAAGTGCAGAAGCACGGCCTGCGTGACAGGATTTCCCTGAAAAAGGCCATCTTCGGCTCCGAGGCGCACACCCCGAGGATGCGCAAGCAGTTCGAGGAAGCCCTCGGACTGGAGGACAGCTTCGACATCGCGGGCATGACCGAACTCTACGGCCCGGGCGCGGGGCTGGAATGCGCCGCGCATCAGGGCATCCACTACTGGGCGGACCGCTACATTCTGGAAATTCTGGATCCCGTGACCCTGGAGCCAGTGGCCCCGGGCGAACAGGGCGAAATGGTGGTCACCACCTTGTGCAAGGAAGGCGCGCCCCTGATCCGCTACCGCACCCACGATCTGTCCCGGATCATTCCGGGCCTGTGCGACTGCGGCGTGACCATGCCCCGGCACGACAGGATATTCGGCCGCTCCGACGACATGATCATCTTCCGCGGCGTGAACATCTATCCCGGTCAGGTTGCCTCGGCCCTTGCCCCGTTCCCGGAACTCTCGTCCGAATACCAGATTCTCCTGACCCGCCGCGAGGGGCTGGATCACATGACCGTGCGCGTGGAACGGGCAACCGGAACGGATTCCGCCAATGACGAAAGACTGGCCCGGGCCGTGTCCGACGAAATCCGCAAGCAGATTCTGGTGCGCACCACGGTCGCCGTGGTCAACCCCGGCGAACTGCCGCGCAGTTTTGCCAAGACCAAGCGCGTGCAGGACGAACGCGACTGATCCCCGCTCGAAAAATTCCGAAGAGCTTGTGAAATTCGGAATTTCGATTTATTTCAAGCCACTGAAAAAAAGCGTCTATTTCCGCCCCCTCATCGGTGAATGAAAATTCGCCGATGGGGTCCGATAATCCTTGCAGGTCGTGCATCCCCTCTATATGTTGCCCTCCCAATTCAATGTGAAAGGAGGCGGAAAGCCATGGGCAAATCACTGAGATACATAACCGATTCCCTTGCCTGGAACGTTTTCCTGCTTGTTTTTGGATCCTTCGTGTTCATCATCGGGTACAATGGAATCGCAGCGCATCACGATTTCATTCCCGGAGCAACATATGGGCTTTCGGTCGTGGCCCAGAAATACGAGCCATCCCTGTCCGTGGGACAGTGGTACTTTTTTCTGAACCTGCCCCTGTTCCTCGTGGCATGGAAAGGCGTGAGCAGACGGTTCTTTTTCCTGAACCTGTTCACCATGGGCCTCATATCCCTCATGACCTCGTACCTGCCCATGGATCTGGGCATCCAGAACGAGATGAACGCAGCCATTGCAGCCGGGGCCATCATGGGCGCGGGCAGCGGCATCATTCTCCGTTCCTACGGCGGCGGTGGCGGTCTGGACGTTGTCGCGGTGATCATGAACCGCAAGTACGGCTGGCGCATCGGCGTGTTCTACTTCGCCATCAATGCCGGGGTCATGGTTCTGGCCATGGCCATGTACGTGCCTGACAAGATCATCATCTCGCTTGTCATGCTCGCCATCAGCTCGGTGGTGACCGAATACGTGCTGTCCCTGTTCAACCAGCGCAAGGCCGTGCGGATCATCACGAACAAATCCAAGGCGGTTGTCAGACGCATCACCCGGAACAGGAAGCTGCACGCCACCATCATCCCGGCCATCGGCGGCTATTCCGGCGGGCGCGTGGACATGGTCTATTCCATCACGGACAACCTGCGGCTCCGCGCACTGGAACAGGCCGTGTTCCAGGTCGACCCGAATGCCGTCTTCGTGGTGGAGAACACCTTCAGCGTCATGGGCGGCAACTTTGCCCGCCCCAAGGCGTACTGAAAAAAAATCATTCCCGATTCCCCCAAAAAACAAGGCCGGTACCTGCAAAGGTACCGGCCTTTCCTGTTGAAATATCTTCCCCCGCCGGAGGCTGTCGGGGGATTCCAAAGGGTCATGACCCTTTGGCCGCCGGAGGCAAAATCATTCGACAATCCCGCCAAGGGCGGCTTCCTTTCCCTCTTCTCCCCCATACTCCACATGCTCCAGCGTCAGCCCCTGCGGCGGTGCGGTCGCGGGCAGCAAAGTGCGATCCACCCTTTCCAGCAGTTCCGGTACATCGTCCGGGGAGAGCCTGCCACGACCGACCGCCACGAGACACCCCATGAGGTTGCGCACCATCTGCTTGAGAAATCCGTCCGCGGAAACGCGCCACAGGGTTTCCGGACATCCCGGAACATGGGTGAAACCGAACTCCGAGATGGTCCGCACCGTGCTCTTCACGGGTGTGCCCACATTCTGGAACGCGGCAAAATCATGGGTGCCGCACAGATGCGCGGCTGCGCGCTCCATGTTCTCCAGATCAAGAGAACCGCAACCCCACACGAACCGCCTGCGCTGGGGCAGCACGTATTCCCGGGTATGCCAGAGCGCATAGGTGTAGGTCTTGGAAACAGCGGAATAGCGGGAATGAAAATCGGGATAGGCCGGACCGGCCTCAAGTACGCGCACGTCGCGGGGCAGCAGGCTGTTCAGGGCACGCGCCCACGGCAGGTCGGCCCGCTCGTCAGGCACGTCGAAATGCGCCACCTGCCCCAGGGCATGCACGCCTGCATCGGTACGGCCCGAGCCGTGCGCCCGAACCGAATGACCGAGAATGGACGCCGCAGCCAGCTCCAGTTCGCCCTGCACGGTCCGATCCCGGGGCTGCAACTGCCAGCCGGAAAAATCCGTGCCGTCGTAGGCAAGAGTCAGTCGTATGCGGGCCATCTACTGCTGAAACGGTATCTGAAGCGCAGTGAGCGCCTCGGACAGCTTGGCGGCCTTCTTGGCCTCGACAAAGGTGAGAATCTCTCCGGCCTGACGACCGCGCATGCCGGACAAAACCTTGACGGCCAGATCCTCGTCCATATTCTGGAGAATCTCGGCGGCCTTCTTGGCCTTGGTGTTGGACAGCATGTCCACGAGCTGCTTGACGCGCTTGTCCTTGACGTTCCTGGCCTCGTCCAGCATCTGCCGGATTTCCGCATGCATCCTGCGCACCTGCTCGGCCTCGGCCTTGATGCCGGCTTCCATCTCGCGCAGGGTGCGCTCCTTGACGGCCAATTCCTCTTCCTTGCGCTTCAGGGCCTTCCACTCGGCGGGCAAATCCTTTTCCGTGCGGGTGCCGTCCTTGCCCACGGCCTTTTCCACGGCCTTGGCCTCACGCTCCTTGGCCGCCTTTTCCTCGGCGGCAAGGTCGGGCTTGGCCGAAGCGTCTTCCTCGGCTGCCACGGCCACGGACTGGGCAACTTCGGGAACCACGGTTTCCAGCACGTTGAGTGTCATGGAATCGACACTCAGCATGCAGAAGGCCGCGAGCTTGAGAAACGCCAGAAACGCGAGAGCGGTCAGAATCCTAGAGAGCCTCAGGTTCGTGGCGAATCGTTGCCATTTCGTCGTTTTCCTTTTGTTCCCGGAGCTGTTCTTCATCATGATGCTTCCTGGCTTGGCTTTCCTTGAGCTTTTCCAGGAGCTTTCTGTCCCTGGATCGGGCAATGGCCTCACGACGGCACTTTTGCAATTTCAGTTCCAACTGGGAGAGTTCCACACGGGCCACGGAAATATCCTGAGCCAGGGCTTCCCTGTACTGCCGCCAGAGCCACATCATGTTGACATCGCTCGCGGATTCGCCCTGTCTGGCCTCGTGCTCGGCCAGCCGCGCTTCCAGATCACGGACAACGCGCTGCTGATCGTCATGCGCACGCTGGGCACGCGCCAGATCGGCCCGGGCCTGTTCCTCGCGCTGCTCGCGATATTCCAGAACCTTCTGGAGCTTGAAGCGAAACGGCTTGGCCATGGTCCGTCTCCCGGACTACTTTTCGGCGGAGCCGGGTTTTCCGGCAAGGCCGCAGTAGCCCACTTCCCTTTCCCTATCCAGCCAGCGCCACATCATGCACATGGTGGTCTGGCACATCTTCATCTTGTCATCCCCGGTCTTGAGCAGGGGACAGTACTTGAACTTGGCGTCGCTTTCCGCAGTCTGCATGGTTCCTCCACTGGTCAATGAAAAACGGCGCACCGGGAATCCCGATGCGCCGTCATCATAGCCATGTTCAGGCGGTCTGTCAGCCCTCGGACCGCGCCTCGGTCTTCCCGGCCTCGGCCACGGGATCCGACTCGGACCCGGCGGGTTCCCCGGCAATGGCCGATCCGCACATGTCCACCAGCGTTTCCATGCCCAGCAGGCACTTGAGCTTCTGCAGAGCCAGCACGCCCTTGCGCTGATCCTCGTCAAGCACTTCGGCATAGCCGCCGTCCCGGACAACCTTGGCGAATTCCCGCTTCTTGAGCTTGGGGTTGGCTGCAAACCGCTGCTCGAAATTCTCGGCATATTCACGAATCAGGGCATTGACCTCGGATTCGGGCAGGTTCATGGCCTGCCGGATGTTCGCGGCCAATTCCTCCGGGGCAAGCAGATCGGACTCGATCACGGTCCTGAAGCTCCGCGCGGCCCGGGCAGCGCCCTCGTAGATATGACTGCGCTTGACCACGTTCATGCCGCCCCATCCGGCCCTGAGCCATTTGAACAGGTTGGTGCGGGTCATGGTGCCATCCTCGGACTCCATGAACACCTGAACCGAACCGGACCCGTACATGAACGTGTCCATCCAGCCCACCATGCTCACATTGATGCCCTCGATGCCGGAATAGAAATACTGCCACTGGGCATCGTCCAGCACCGCGCCCTTGCGGCCCACGTCCGATTTGCCGTCCTGCTCGGAAATGGACAGGAACACGTTGCGGCCCTTGTACTTCACGAGCACCAGAAGCCGCTTCAGATCATATCCGTAATAGCTCTCGGCAAAGGAATCCGGGGTGCACACCTCGAATTCCCGGCCGCGCACCAGCACGGGCTCGGACAGTTCGGCCAGATCGTCCCACAGGCCGCGGCCGCGCGTCACGATCTCGCTCCCGTCGCGCCAGCCGCTCACGCGCAGCACGGACGGCACCAGCAGATAGTTCGGAATGTCGGGATTGTAGAAATAGCGGAGAATCCGGTCCAGACTGCTGTTCACCTCGGAGGTGAGCAGAATGCCCTGACCGTCGTACCGCTTGGGCAGGGCCACATTCTCAGCATTGAAACCGCCCGCGTCCAGATAGTCGAAAAGTCCGGTCAGCCGCGTTGCGTCAAATGCGGTGCCCTTGTTCAGCACATCGAACAGATAGTCCAGCCCCTGTGCTGCCTGGGGCGTGATCTCCTCGGCCTTGACCTTGGCCTTTCCGGAGGAAGTCACGTTGGCCGATTCCGCAGCTTCAGCCATGGTGCCGGAAAAAAGAAAAACAACAGCCAGCACGCTCGCAAGCGCGCAGGCTACCCTCGCAGCCACTTTGCCGCGAAATTCATGATTACGCATATAATTCAGCTTCATATCCTTTTTTGGGGCCCGTCCGCAAACGGCCTGTCTTTACTCCCCTTCCGAATCCAATATGTAGTGACGTTTTCGCGCTTTGGCAAGTATTCTTCCCCTTCGGGTCAATGGTCGGAATTTCCATCCCTTTTCCGAAAATCCATGAGTCCGCCGCGCACGAGCGCCCCCTTGCCGAACCGACCGCGCACCGCATCCACGGCCCTGTCCAGCCCGCTGGTCGCTTCCTGCGGGCCCTCGGCCTGCTCCAGCAGCGAGAGTTGTCGCTCCCGAGCCTCGAAATTGGACACGCCCACGCCGATGAGCCGCACGGCCCGAGGCAGTTCCAACTGCTCCAGCAGCTCCCACGCCGTCTCGAAAATCAGTGCGGTGTTGTCGGTCCGGGCCTCCAGCGTACGGCTGCGCGTGATCTGCCGGAAATCCGCGAATTTGACCTTGAGCGTCACGGTGCGCCCCCTGTGCCCGTGCCGACGCAGGTCCGCGCCCACCCGCTCGGACTGGACCAGCAGCCATTTTCGCAGTTCGCCTCGGTCCGACGTGTCCGCCTCGAACGTGTTTTCCGCGCTCGTGGACTTCACGCCCCCGTCAATGCACACTCCGTTCGGGTCGATGCCGTGCGATCTGTCGAACAGTACGCCACCCGCCTTGCCGAGCCGCTGCACCCAGAAATCCCGAGGATACCGCCGCACGTCCCCGCACGTACGCACGCCGAACCTGCGCAATGTCTCCTGCATGCGCTTGCCCACGCCCGGCACCTTGGCCACGGCCAGGTTCAGCAGAAACGCGTCCATGTCTTCGGGATGGATCACGGCCAGCCCGTCCGGCTTGTCCAGATCGGAGGCAATCTTGGCCAGAAACCGGATCGGTGCCGCGCCCACCGAGCATGTCAGCCCGGTACGCGCCCGCATCCGCGCCTTGATGCGCCTGCCCAGTTCCTCCACCGGGCCGAACAGCCGCTCCAGACCGGTGCCATCCATGTACGCCTCGTCCACGCTCGCCTGTTCCACCAGAGGCGAGAACTCGCCGAGCACGCCCATGACACGGGCCGAAACCTCCTTGTAACGCGCCATCCGGCCCGGAACCAGCACCATGTCCGGGCACAGCTGCCGCGCCTTGATCACGCTCATGGCCGAGCGCACCCCGTACTTGCGCACCTCGTAGCTCGCCGCCGAAATCACGCCGCGATCCGACGAACCGCCCACGGCAACAGGCAACCCGCGCAGCGCCGGGTTGTCCAGTTGTTCCACGGAGGCGAAAAACGCGTCCATGTCGATGTGCAGTATCCAGATTTGCATGAAGATGATGCCTCCGGCAGCCCCCCCCCGGGGGGCCGGGCGCTGCCCGGACCCGCCAAGGAGCAAGGCCCCTTGGATCCCCATCCGTTTTCGGGAAGTGCGGCTGTCAGGTGAATGCTCTGACGAGACATTCGCCTGACAGCCGCACTTCCCGAAAACAGGTTCCGCTACAAGAAATTTTCCTTTTTTTCCCTTGAAAATCCCTTCCGACAGGACAATCTCTGTCATCCCGCGTCCAACTCCGCCGCCAGTCGGCCTCTCAAGCTGCCCGTCCCCTTGCAGGCGGCGGAGAGCCAAAAAGCTTTGGGAGATTCTTAAGAACCTTTTCTCGAAAAGGTTCTTAAGCCGCCGGAGGCTGACTCGGTGAATGCACGCGACAGGCCTCGACAAGCGCGGCGGGTACATTCGGGCAGGAGCCGAAGTGCAGATGCACGTAGGAGCCGAGCACATTGCCGGACAGGAACCCTTCGGCAGCATCCAGCGGTCCCTTCCTGCCGGACATGGCATAGATGGGCTCAAGGGCGCGGGCCTGTTCGTTGTCGCGCAGGGTCGAATAATGGAATTCATGACCGCGCGCCACGGTTCCGGCCGGGCCGAGCAGGGAATCACGGGTCGTGGTGATTTCGCGATAGCCGAGAGCGCGGAACCGGTCGCCCATTTCCGCACGGCAGGGAAAGACCCCGCACATGGGATAGCGGCCCCGATTCGTGATGATGTCGTCCATGAGATACATGAACCCGCCGCACTCGGCATAGGCCGGGCCACCGGATTCGCAGAAGGCCTTTATGTCCCGGCGCAGCCTGTTGTTCTGGCCGAGTTCGAAGGCATAGAGTTCGGGATAGCCGCCACCGAAATACAGGCCGTCCACCTCGGGCAGGCTGCGATCGCGTATGGGCGAGAATTCCACGAGCCGCGCCCCGGCAGCGCGCAGCAGCCGCAGGTTTTCCTCGTAGTAGAAACAGAAGGCCTCATCCCGGGCCAGACCGATGCGCACCCCGCCAAGGGGCGGAACCGGTTCGAAATTCGGTTCATCCTCGTGCACGGGCAGCGCCGCGAGCAGTGCGTCCAGATTGATGTTCGCAGCCACCCAGTCCGCAAGACGGGAATACAGGGCCGGATCCGGCTCCTCTTCCGCCGTGGTCAACCCGAGATGGCGGGACGGCACGGTCACGGACTCGTCCCGGGGCAGACAGCCGAGCACGGGAATGCCGGGCATCAGGGTCATGGCCTCGCGCAGCAGATCCGCATGGTTTTCGCTGCCCACGCGATTGAAAATGACTCCCGCAATGGAGAGGTCGCGATCGAACCCGGCGTATCCGGCCACGAGCGCAGCGGCCGACCGGGCCATGGATCGGGCGTCCACCACCAGAATCACGGGCAGGTCGAGCATCTTGGCGAGCTGGGCCGTGCTTCCGGTCTCGTTCGTGGCGGAAAACCCGTCGAACAATCCCATGACGCCTTCGACCACGGCCACATCGGCATCCGAGGCATGGCGGATGAACAGGGCGCGATTGGTCTCCGGCGCAAGCATCCAGCCGTCCAGATTGTGACTGGGCACGGGCTCGCCGCTGCGTGCGGAGGCAAGCGCATGGTGTCCGGGGTCGATGAAATCCGGGCCGCACTTGAAGGGCTGCACCCGAAGGCCGTTCCGGGCCAACGCGCCCATGAGACCGAGCGCCACCGAGGTCTTGCCGCACCCGCTGTGCGTTCCGGCCACCACGAATCCCTTGCGCCCGCTCATGTTCGCTTCCCTGTCTGCGAGTCCGGCCTAGGCCAGATTCTTCTTTTTGATGTAGTTGCGCAGCCTGGCCCCTTCCTCGTGGCCCGGGGCCAATGCCAGACACTGCTCCACGGCCTCCAGGGCCTCGGCGTACTTTTCCCCCTCGAACCGGGCACGGGCCAGATTGTAGAACAGATTTTCGTCCTTTCTGGTCAGTTCAAGGGCGCGGTTGTAATAGTCCGCGGCCTCGGCAAACATGCCGTTCTTGCGAAGCTGGATGCCATACTCGTTGAAGAGGTGCTTGTGCTCGTCCTCGAAAGCCGCATCGATGCGGATGATGCGTTCGAAGACTTCCTGCGCCTTTTCGGTCTCGCCGCGCTGGATGTAGCACATGCCCACACCGAAGTTGGCGCGCACGTTCATCTCGTCCAGAGCAAGAGCCTTGTTGTACTCGAATTCGGCCGTGAAGCTTTCCCCGCGCTTGCGGAACTTGTCGCCGCGCGCCACGGCCTTCCGGATTTCCCGCATGCGGGTCATCACTTCCTTGTACAGTTCCGGATTGGGCAGATAATCCTTGAGCAGCTCATCGCGGGTAATGCGCTCCTTGGCGCCGACAGGCATGTTCTCGGAACTGAGGGGCTGGATTTCCACGAAGCCGTCATCCAGTTCCTGAACAAAATAGTTCATGGTCTGCCTGACCCGGCGGGCTGTGGTTCCCGCGCCGATCTTCATGGCCTTTTCTATGGAAAAAACGCCCTGAATCATGCTTTCACCATTCTGGTTCAGAGGGAGCATCACTGTATTTGTTCCTGTTCTTGCTGGTTTCACGGCCTCCGGCGGCAACGGCTGCCGGTTCCGGGCGGGCCGGACGCGCGCCCCGAAAGAACAGGATACCCGAGCACCCCGGGCCGTGTCGAGTCCCGCAAGCCGGTTCCGGGCCGGGTGCTCCGCTTGTCGCAAAAGTCAGACCAGTCCGAACACTTCGTCCAGCTCGGCAGCGGAGAGCGGCTTGTAGAAGAGATACCCCTGAACGAAATTGCAGCCTTCCCCTTCCAGAAAGGCGAGTTGCTGTGGCGTTTCCACGCCCTCGGCCACGACCTTGAGCCCCATGCTCTCGCCAAGGGAGAAGATGGTGCGCACAATGGCCTGACTGTCCGCGTCCGTGTCCACCTCGTTGATGAAGGTCCGGTCCACCTTGACCACGTCGATGGGAAACCGTTGCAGATAGGACAGGGAGGAATACCCGGTGCCGAAGTCGTCGATGCACACGTTGCTTCCCAGCTCCTTGAGCTGACGCACCATGTCCTCGGCCCGTGCCGGATCGTCCATGAGCGCGCTTTCCGTGATCTCGATGTTCAGGGTTTCGGACGGCAGCCCGGAATTCTGAAGCGCCTTGGTCACCTGCCCGATGAGCAGGGGCTGGCCAAAATGCTTGCCCGAGATGTTCACGTTGAGTTCCAGAGGCGCATGCATGGAATCCGGGAACAGGGTCTGCCACTGCCGGACCTGCGAGCAGGCCCGTTCCAGCACGAAATTGTCGATGGCGTAGATCAGGCCCGTGTCCTCGGCCAGCGGCACGAAATCCCCGGGCTGAATGATGCCGTGCTGCGGATGCCGCCAGCGCACCAGAGCCTCCACCCCGGAGATGAGACGCGTTTCCATGCTCACCACGGGCTGGTACACCACCTCGAATTCGCCCAGATCAACGGCACGGCGCAAATCGGTTTCCAGAGCCATGAGCTTCAGGGCCTGATCGTGCATCTTGCGGTTGAACACCTTGAAGCGCGACTTGCCCAGCTCCTTTGCCCGATACATGGCCGTGTCCGCGTCACGGAACAGGGCGTCGGGCCTTTCGTAGCCGTCGGTCTTGAGCACGATGCCGATGCTGGCCGAGGTGAACACCTCGTTGCCCCGGATGATGAACGGCTCGCGCACCCCGTCCAGAATGCGACGGGCAAAGGTGATGGCGTCGCGCGGCGCGGAAATCTCCTCCAGCAGGATGGCGAATTCGTCGCCGCCGAACCGGGCCACGGTATCCACGGACCGGGCGCATTTTTCCAGCACCCGGGCCACGCCGCGCAGCAGTTCGTCCCCGGTCTCGTGCCCGAGGCTGTCGTTGATGACCTTGAAGCGATCCAGATCCATGTACAGGACCGCGAAAAGATGCTTGCGCCGCCGGGCGCGGTCCATGGCCATGCGCAGGTGGTCCAGAAACAGGGCACGGTTGGGCAACCCGGTCAGGGGATCGTGAAACGCCTGCCGCTTGAGCTGGTCCTCGGCCTTCTTGCGCAGGGTGATGTCCTCCACCGAACCTTCATAGTAGATGATGGTCCCCTCGGAATCGGTCACGGCCCGGGAATTCTCGGAAATCCAGATCATCCTGCCGTCGCGGCGGCGGACCTTGGACACGAAGTCCTTGACCTCGCCCCGCTCCTGCATCTTCCGGGCGAACTCCCGACGGCGGCCCGGCTCCATGTAGAGCTGGGTGCCCACGTCATAGACCGAGCTCATCAGCTCTTCCGGGGTCTGGAACCCGATCAGTCGCGCCATGGCCGGATTCGCGCTCACGAACCGGCCGCTGGGCGTGCTCTGATAGATGCCTTCCACGGCCTTTTCGAAAATCGTGCGATACTTGCGCTCGGCCTTGCGCAAAGCTTCGCCGATGACCTTGCGTTCCGCGATCTCGATCTTGAGCTGGGTATTGGTGCGCAGGAGTTCCGCGGTCCGCGCCTCCACCTTCTGCTCCAGCGCGTCCTTGGCCTCCTGCAACTCCAGGGTCTTCTGACGCACGCGCTCCTCAAGGTTGGCCACCAGCTCGGCGATGTGGCGGGACATGGCACGCATGGCCCGGGCAAGCTGGCCGACTTCATCCCGGGACCGGATTTCCGGGACCTCGGCAAAATCGTTGCCCGCCACCTTGCGTGCGTATTCGGCGAGCAGGTTGATGGGCTTGGAAATGTTGAAGATGAACACGAAGGCCATGATCGTGCTGGCCAGAAACAGCACCAGCGTGATGCACTGCTGCTGGATCGTGGATTCCCGGATGTTGGCCGCAATGATGGACATGTCCATGCCGATGTGCACGAACCCGCCCAGTCCCGCG
Above is a window of Pseudodesulfovibrio tunisiensis DNA encoding:
- a CDS encoding EAL domain-containing protein, whose translation is MKAPKLFQKPLLFMIAIFGVIAMVTSITFGMRLKRELTREYESKAIALAGSVAESDIGTILRQDAGSVQARIDRYLNIAGVSYVLVADEHGRIIAHTFVPVVPAEIEDLSERMAETLTGEEPALRELRLPDGRDCLHVAQPILAGLGGFVHIGMDMSIIAANIRESTIQQQCITLVLFLASTIMAFVFIFNISKPINLLAEYARKVAGNDFAEVPEIRSRDEVGQLARAMRAMSRHIAELVANLEERVRQKTLELQEAKDALEQKVEARTAELLRTNTQLKIEIAERKVIGEALRKAERKYRTIFEKAVEGIYQSTPSGRFVSANPAMARLIGFQTPEELMSSVYDVGTQLYMEPGRRREFARKMQERGEVKDFVSKVRRRDGRMIWISENSRAVTDSEGTIIYYEGSVEDITLRKKAEDQLKRQAFHDPLTGLPNRALFLDHLRMAMDRARRRKHLFAVLYMDLDRFKVINDSLGHETGDELLRGVARVLEKCARSVDTVARFGGDEFAILLEEISAPRDAITFARRILDGVREPFIIRGNEVFTSASIGIVLKTDGYERPDALFRDADTAMYRAKELGKSRFKVFNRKMHDQALKLMALETDLRRAVDLGEFEVVYQPVVSMETRLISGVEALVRWRHPQHGIIQPGDFVPLAEDTGLIYAIDNFVLERACSQVRQWQTLFPDSMHAPLELNVNISGKHFGQPLLIGQVTKALQNSGLPSETLNIEITESALMDDPARAEDMVRQLKELGSNVCIDDFGTGYSSLSYLQRFPIDVVKVDRTFINEVDTDADSQAIVRTIFSLGESMGLKVVAEGVETPQQLAFLEGEGCNFVQGYLFYKPLSAAELDEVFGLV
- a CDS encoding tetratricopeptide repeat protein translates to MLPLNQNGESMIQGVFSIEKAMKIGAGTTARRVRQTMNYFVQELDDGFVEIQPLSSENMPVGAKERITRDELLKDYLPNPELYKEVMTRMREIRKAVARGDKFRKRGESFTAEFEYNKALALDEMNVRANFGVGMCYIQRGETEKAQEVFERIIRIDAAFEDEHKHLFNEYGIQLRKNGMFAEAADYYNRALELTRKDENLFYNLARARFEGEKYAEALEAVEQCLALAPGHEEGARLRNYIKKKNLA